One part of the Thermodesulfovibrio sp. 3462-1 genome encodes these proteins:
- a CDS encoding menaquinone biosynthesis protein, whose translation MKLKVGWIQYANVYPIFYVLEKEGLLTEDIHLVKGVPSQLNWALRNDLIDLSPSSSVEYLLNQEIYDYVDGICISSKEYVQSVLFFTDYDLKALDGKKILLTAESATSHFLLRIILEKFLGLKPEYDISAAPWTGQSFLLIGDDALKYRKILNNKKIYDLANLWYKHTGLPFVFALWIVRKEITAPDSELYGVYTKFKEKLLYAKDKWIEYAHEMLKDYYLKKFMTEEEILFYWKKNMDYNLTEMHKKSLTLFSSYINSLK comes from the coding sequence ATGAAACTTAAAGTAGGATGGATTCAGTATGCTAATGTATATCCAATATTTTATGTTCTTGAAAAAGAAGGTTTGCTCACAGAAGATATCCACCTTGTAAAAGGCGTTCCTTCTCAGCTTAATTGGGCATTGAGAAATGACTTGATTGATTTGAGTCCTTCTTCCTCTGTGGAGTATCTACTCAATCAAGAAATTTATGACTATGTTGATGGAATATGTATAAGCTCAAAGGAATATGTCCAGAGCGTGCTTTTTTTTACTGATTATGATTTGAAAGCTCTTGATGGAAAAAAAATACTGCTTACAGCTGAATCAGCGACTTCTCACTTTTTATTGAGAATTATACTTGAAAAATTCTTAGGACTAAAACCAGAATACGACATTTCAGCAGCACCATGGACAGGACAATCCTTTTTATTGATAGGTGATGATGCTCTCAAATACAGAAAAATCTTAAATAACAAGAAAATTTACGATCTTGCCAATTTATGGTATAAGCATACAGGACTTCCCTTTGTTTTTGCTTTATGGATTGTAAGAAAAGAAATTACAGCGCCTGATAGTGAACTTTACGGAGTTTATACAAAATTTAAGGAAAAACTTCTTTATGCAAAGGATAAATGGATAGAATATGCTCATGAGATGTTGAAAGATTACTACTTAAAGAAATTTATGACTGAGGAAGAAATTTTATTTTACTGGAAAAAAAACATGGATTATAATCTTACAGAGATGCATAAAAAAAGTCTAACACTCTTTAGCTCATACATTAATTCACTGAAGTAG
- a CDS encoding AAA family ATPase, translating into MKKLKNLQRQYGSDYTLRETIKMINWAEELKKESFPNNPQELKILQTHISYVFIADHVVYKIKKSVNFGFLDFTTVELRKLYSEKEVELNRRLCPEIYLGVVPISLTEHGYKIEDNSNVVEYAVKMKRLPEDGMMQKILKDRVLTEKHIDLIVDLLVPFYKSARTGKGVNEYGCIDTVSFNTEENFNQTESFVGIALNKWRYNEIVSWTRNFIKENKALFETRIKEEFIREGHGDLYSANICFDNLKKVYIFDCIEFNERFRCGDVASDIAFLSMDLDFHSYKELSEYFVRTYVEKSNDRDLLKLLNFYKCYRAYVRGKIGCFTSEDTALSEERKKDALQEAQKYFDLAYLYAEGKPKVFVVFGLSGTGKSTLARALAKKTLAKWIPSDIVRKSLVGIAPTEHHYEPFEKGIYSKEFTEKTYMKMIEIARENLLLGRDVILDATFRERVLRQALMRELNFAEIYFIWCTAEDSVVKERFMKRKEAEDISDARWEIYLAQKEKFEPPDEIQEGRLIKVDTSEFKDLTEVVIKKIYSDFLLQ; encoded by the coding sequence TTGAAGAAGCTAAAAAACTTGCAGAGACAATATGGCAGTGATTATACCCTCAGGGAGACAATAAAGATGATTAACTGGGCAGAGGAGCTTAAAAAAGAGTCTTTTCCAAATAATCCGCAGGAATTAAAAATTTTACAGACTCATATTTCCTATGTTTTTATTGCCGATCATGTTGTGTACAAAATTAAAAAATCTGTGAACTTTGGTTTTCTTGATTTCACAACTGTTGAGCTAAGAAAACTTTACTCGGAAAAAGAAGTTGAACTTAACAGAAGGCTTTGCCCAGAGATTTATCTTGGCGTTGTTCCTATTTCTTTAACAGAGCATGGCTATAAAATTGAGGATAATTCAAATGTTGTTGAGTATGCTGTAAAAATGAAAAGGCTTCCAGAGGATGGAATGATGCAAAAAATTTTAAAAGACAGAGTATTAACAGAAAAACATATTGATTTAATTGTGGATTTACTCGTCCCTTTTTATAAATCAGCCAGGACAGGAAAAGGCGTTAATGAGTATGGCTGTATTGATACAGTTTCTTTTAATACTGAAGAAAACTTCAATCAGACAGAGAGCTTTGTTGGCATTGCTCTGAATAAATGGAGATATAATGAGATTGTTAGCTGGACAAGAAACTTTATAAAAGAAAACAAAGCACTCTTTGAAACCCGCATTAAAGAAGAATTTATCCGTGAAGGTCATGGAGATCTTTACTCAGCCAATATATGCTTTGATAATTTAAAAAAAGTTTACATATTTGACTGCATTGAGTTCAATGAAAGATTTAGATGTGGTGATGTTGCCTCTGACATAGCTTTTTTAAGCATGGATCTGGATTTTCATAGCTATAAAGAGCTTTCAGAATACTTTGTTAGAACCTATGTGGAAAAATCTAACGATAGAGATTTATTGAAACTTTTGAATTTTTATAAATGTTACCGTGCCTATGTGAGGGGGAAAATCGGATGTTTTACCTCAGAGGATACTGCTTTATCCGAAGAAAGAAAAAAGGATGCTTTACAGGAGGCGCAAAAATACTTTGACCTTGCCTATCTCTATGCTGAGGGGAAACCAAAAGTTTTTGTTGTTTTCGGACTTTCTGGAACTGGGAAGTCAACCCTCGCAAGAGCCCTTGCTAAGAAGACCCTTGCAAAATGGATTCCCTCTGACATTGTAAGAAAAAGCCTTGTTGGAATTGCTCCAACAGAGCATCATTATGAGCCCTTTGAAAAGGGTATTTACAGTAAAGAATTCACAGAGAAAACCTATATGAAAATGATAGAAATTGCAAGGGAAAATCTCCTCCTTGGCAGGGATGTTATTTTAGATGCAACCTTTCGTGAAAGAGTCTTAAGACAGGCACTAATGAGAGAGCTTAATTTTGCTGAGATCTACTTTATATGGTGCACTGCAGAAGACAGCGTTGTTAAGGAAAGGTTTATGAAAAGAAAGGAAGCAGAAGATATCTCCGATGCCCGCTGGGAGATATATTTAGCGCAGAAGGAAAAATTTGAACCTCCAGATGAAATACAAGAGGGAAGATTAATAAAAGTTGATACTTCCGAGTTTAAAGATTTAACTGAAGTAGTGATTAAGAAGATTTACTCTGATTTCCTACTTCAGTGA
- a CDS encoding phosphomannomutase yields MKASELWKEILKAPKQKKELLKDIEKLAKENTEPTEIHFGTSGWRGEIGSDFTMQNVRVLTKAIIEAVKSEDSMILNAMGVNSFNEFKERGVIVGHDNRIFGKEFAYEVIGLFQSEGVKCYYAGEAATPEFSAGIIELKAAASVNLTPSHNPANYGGLKLNPADGGPAPEELTKPVEAIANEIMKKAQDVKSIKPKNIEKIDLTELYIKFIKKTAVLDLEKIKNFMETEKPICAIDHMYGTSRGKLARILSLKPGTFVCLRKEDDPLFEGLSPEPSETNLKLALSYLNKDSLGFAAIIDPDADRVRFADLKRQIPMNYFGAMAFHYLYNYKGMRGVVVKSVGTSNFVNAIAVARGVEVIETKVGFKNFRPYLLPEATKKAIVAFEESDGISVQNHILEKDAIFGCLLALEMMATLHKNMSDYLEEIESTYGRYYSDRTGIEIPREKFGPHIKKRVYVLKDYYKAGDLFKAGMLKKKILNITDIDGIKIVFDDLSWIMIRPSGTEPKIRIYVETKNLEEKNYLIEEAKKLAETIWQ; encoded by the coding sequence ATGAAGGCATCAGAGCTCTGGAAGGAAATTTTAAAAGCTCCAAAACAAAAAAAAGAACTTTTAAAAGATATAGAAAAACTGGCAAAGGAAAATACTGAGCCTACGGAAATTCATTTTGGCACATCTGGATGGCGTGGAGAGATTGGTTCTGATTTTACAATGCAGAATGTAAGAGTGCTAACAAAAGCAATCATTGAGGCAGTAAAAAGCGAGGACTCCATGATTTTAAATGCTATGGGAGTGAACTCTTTCAATGAATTCAAAGAAAGAGGAGTGATCGTTGGACATGATAATAGAATTTTCGGAAAAGAATTTGCCTATGAAGTAATAGGATTATTTCAATCAGAAGGAGTTAAATGTTACTATGCAGGCGAAGCAGCAACTCCAGAGTTTTCAGCGGGAATAATTGAACTTAAAGCAGCAGCTTCAGTTAATCTTACTCCAAGTCATAATCCAGCAAACTATGGAGGACTGAAATTAAACCCTGCAGATGGAGGACCAGCTCCAGAAGAGCTTACAAAACCAGTTGAAGCTATTGCGAATGAAATAATGAAAAAAGCTCAGGATGTAAAAAGCATAAAACCAAAAAACATTGAAAAAATAGACCTGACAGAGCTTTACATAAAATTTATTAAAAAGACAGCTGTGTTAGACCTGGAAAAAATTAAAAATTTCATGGAAACTGAAAAACCTATATGTGCAATTGACCATATGTATGGAACAAGTAGAGGCAAGCTGGCAAGAATTCTTTCATTAAAGCCAGGAACTTTTGTATGTTTAAGAAAAGAGGATGACCCCCTCTTTGAAGGTCTTTCTCCAGAGCCAAGCGAGACTAATTTAAAGCTTGCCCTATCGTATTTAAATAAAGACTCTTTAGGATTTGCAGCTATCATCGATCCTGATGCAGATAGAGTTCGTTTTGCAGACCTGAAAAGACAGATTCCAATGAATTATTTTGGTGCAATGGCTTTCCATTATCTTTATAATTACAAAGGGATGCGTGGAGTTGTTGTAAAAAGTGTTGGAACAAGTAACTTTGTAAATGCCATTGCAGTAGCTCGAGGTGTTGAAGTTATTGAAACAAAAGTGGGATTTAAGAATTTTAGACCATATCTTCTGCCAGAAGCAACAAAAAAAGCCATTGTAGCATTTGAAGAATCTGACGGTATTTCAGTCCAGAATCATATCCTTGAAAAAGATGCTATTTTTGGTTGTTTGCTCGCCCTTGAGATGATGGCTACGCTCCATAAAAACATGAGTGATTATCTTGAAGAGATTGAATCCACTTATGGGAGATATTATTCAGACAGAACGGGCATTGAGATACCACGGGAAAAGTTCGGTCCCCACATAAAAAAGCGGGTATATGTATTGAAAGATTACTATAAAGCTGGTGATTTATTTAAAGCGGGAATGCTTAAGAAAAAGATTCTCAACATAACAGACATTGATGGTATTAAAATTGTTTTTGATGACCTATCATGGATTATGATAAGACCATCAGGAACAGAACCAAAAATTCGCATATATGTAGAAACAAAGAATCTGGAAGAGAAAAATTATCTTATTGAAGAAGCTAAAAAACTTGCAGAGACAATATGGCAGTGA
- the cas2 gene encoding CRISPR-associated endonuclease Cas2, whose product MKAAYLVCYDIADEKRLARIYRFMKGKGLHLQYSVFYCVLTPQQLKNLKDESLFHSWVLEKRLRRNGIYMSNSK is encoded by the coding sequence ATGAAAGCAGCTTATCTTGTATGTTATGACATTGCAGACGAAAAAAGGCTTGCCAGAATATACAGATTTATGAAAGGCAAGGGACTACATCTTCAATACTCTGTTTTTTATTGCGTTCTGACACCACAACAACTTAAAAATTTGAAAGATGAATCTCTCTTTCATTCGTGGGTATTGGAAAAGAGACTCAGAAGGAATGGAATTTATATGAGCAATTCTAAATAA
- the cas6 gene encoding CRISPR system precrRNA processing endoribonuclease RAMP protein Cas6, with protein sequence MQIHYKIVEFTLKAETEINLPDFKGSAFRGGFGNILRQITCVLKRQQCIDCPIKTKCIYAYVFETVSDTTANFLNMHKYEKVPHPFVFEPPLNKKKLYQPAEEFKFKIILIGKAIEYLPYFVVTIKELGKVGIGKAKGKFIISNISSSNLETISLNSVNLEQNFTKLSLNILTPIRIKYNRSLVNQLDFHVLIRSILRRISLLYYFHCKKEPLQVDVNSLIEKAEKVKILDDNTRWYDWERYSSRQDTRMKLGGVVGEITYEGDITPFIPFLKACEILHVGKGTSFGLGKYEIVNHQIKL encoded by the coding sequence ATGCAGATACACTATAAAATTGTTGAGTTTACACTGAAAGCTGAGACAGAAATAAATTTGCCAGATTTTAAAGGCTCTGCTTTTAGAGGAGGTTTTGGAAATATTCTCAGACAAATTACATGCGTTCTTAAAAGACAGCAATGTATAGACTGCCCCATTAAAACAAAGTGTATTTATGCCTATGTTTTTGAAACTGTTTCTGATACTACAGCAAATTTTTTAAACATGCATAAATATGAAAAAGTGCCTCATCCCTTTGTCTTTGAACCACCCTTAAACAAGAAAAAATTATACCAGCCAGCAGAAGAATTTAAATTTAAAATAATCCTTATTGGAAAAGCAATAGAGTATTTACCATACTTTGTTGTTACAATTAAAGAACTTGGCAAGGTAGGCATTGGTAAAGCTAAGGGAAAATTTATCATTTCCAACATATCATCATCTAATTTAGAGACAATATCATTAAATTCTGTCAATTTAGAGCAAAATTTTACAAAATTGTCTTTAAATATTCTTACTCCTATCAGGATAAAATATAATCGTTCACTTGTCAATCAACTTGATTTTCATGTTCTTATTCGGTCAATTCTAAGAAGAATTTCATTATTGTATTATTTTCATTGTAAAAAAGAACCTTTACAGGTTGATGTAAACTCATTGATTGAAAAAGCAGAAAAAGTCAAAATATTAGATGACAACACACGTTGGTATGACTGGGAGCGTTACTCAAGCAGGCAGGACACCAGAATGAAACTTGGTGGAGTAGTTGGAGAAATTACCTATGAAGGAGACATCACTCCATTTATCCCATTTCTTAAAGCTTGTGAAATTCTCCATGTAGGTAAAGGAACGAGCTTTGGCTTAGGCAAATATGAAATAGTTAACCATCAAATAAAACTTTAA
- the csm5 gene encoding type III-A CRISPR-associated RAMP protein Csm5: MLYEIKLHILSPVHIGCNECYTPTEFVIDVDKSIMIHFDLWQFIKTLNDKEWKEFENISEKDTVACLVQLYRFYSKVKEKVKGRIISIPKELAERYREVKQLNDEKEILKKFNEFEIPRTFFNPYTQTPIIPGSSLKGSLRTGYLDKTLAESPDKENLIKNADPRNPEQLEAKILEGQMSTDPFRLLKISDLEPEGQVKTKVIYQINVNKLKDNIRSTLSIPIEVIPEGSIFKGTVKLDSLIENSDIKKPFDFKSLLTKVHAHYAEIFNREVDLRKNKGFRRPLIEQFKNELKIKYFLIRIGKHSGAEAVTIESVRKIKIRTAKGSIWDKTPTTIWLASQNKKPANLSQAIPFGWVMLEVVNADTL; the protein is encoded by the coding sequence ATGCTTTATGAGATAAAGCTTCATATTTTAAGTCCAGTTCACATTGGATGTAATGAGTGCTATACTCCTACAGAATTTGTCATAGATGTTGACAAAAGCATAATGATTCATTTTGATTTATGGCAATTTATAAAAACTCTTAATGATAAAGAATGGAAGGAATTTGAAAATATATCTGAAAAAGACACAGTTGCCTGTCTTGTGCAATTGTATAGATTTTATTCAAAAGTTAAGGAAAAAGTAAAAGGACGAATTATTTCCATTCCTAAAGAATTAGCTGAAAGATACAGAGAAGTAAAGCAACTGAACGATGAAAAAGAAATTTTAAAAAAATTCAATGAGTTTGAGATACCAAGAACTTTTTTCAATCCCTACACACAAACTCCCATAATTCCTGGAAGTTCTTTAAAAGGCTCTTTAAGAACTGGCTATCTTGATAAAACGCTTGCAGAGTCTCCAGATAAAGAGAATTTAATAAAAAATGCAGATCCCAGGAATCCTGAGCAACTGGAGGCGAAAATTCTTGAAGGTCAAATGTCAACAGATCCTTTTAGACTCTTAAAAATTTCAGATTTGGAACCTGAAGGACAAGTAAAAACAAAAGTGATATATCAAATAAATGTGAACAAATTGAAAGACAACATTCGTTCAACCCTTTCTATTCCTATAGAAGTCATTCCTGAGGGAAGTATATTTAAGGGCACTGTAAAATTAGACAGTTTGATAGAAAATTCTGATATAAAAAAGCCTTTTGACTTTAAATCTCTTCTTACCAAAGTTCATGCCCATTACGCCGAGATTTTTAATAGGGAAGTTGATTTGAGAAAAAATAAAGGTTTTAGACGGCCTCTTATAGAGCAATTTAAAAATGAATTAAAAATCAAATATTTTCTAATTCGCATCGGGAAACACTCAGGTGCAGAGGCTGTTACAATAGAAAGTGTAAGAAAGATAAAGATAAGAACAGCAAAAGGCTCAATATGGGATAAAACACCGACAACCATCTGGCTTGCCTCTCAGAACAAAAAACCAGCTAATCTTAGTCAAGCAATACCTTTTGGATGGGTTATGCTTGAGGTAGTAAATGCAGATACACTATAA
- a CDS encoding RAMP superfamily CRISPR-associated protein, whose protein sequence is MKTYIVKIKPLTGFGSPIKGDTLFGHLCWQAFEDSQLFGKSLQELLKDYEENPFIVVSSAFPVVKEKIYLKRPSMPLYKLFKISEKEFIQKRKELKSKNYFAFEIPLKPLNEITYEKINFIEEDSQIRCTINRLTGTTGEAPFTPYTVDKIYFKTKLAIFIGLRQDIAVESFKEALKRVGNYGYGKDATAGYGKFEVEDIKEIQLLASSGNYNALYTLSPSVPKKEEVKDIYFTPFIRFGRFGSIFAKLKNPFKNPVVFADEAAVLIPNEDIKKPYIGMSIQNLSKAIPEAVTQGYSLVLPVEVQDAL, encoded by the coding sequence TTGAAAACCTATATTGTAAAGATAAAGCCTTTGACAGGTTTTGGAAGTCCTATAAAGGGAGATACTCTTTTTGGACACCTTTGCTGGCAAGCCTTTGAGGATTCTCAACTTTTTGGTAAATCTCTTCAGGAGCTTCTTAAAGACTATGAAGAAAATCCTTTTATTGTTGTTTCTTCAGCTTTTCCTGTAGTGAAGGAAAAAATTTATCTGAAACGTCCATCAATGCCATTGTATAAGCTATTTAAAATTTCAGAGAAAGAATTCATACAAAAGAGGAAGGAATTAAAAAGCAAAAATTACTTTGCCTTTGAAATTCCCCTTAAGCCCCTGAATGAGATTACATACGAGAAGATAAATTTTATTGAAGAAGACAGCCAAATAAGATGCACCATAAACAGATTAACAGGCACAACAGGTGAAGCTCCATTTACTCCTTACACAGTTGATAAAATTTATTTCAAGACAAAACTTGCCATATTTATAGGGCTGAGACAGGATATAGCAGTTGAATCATTTAAAGAAGCACTTAAAAGAGTAGGAAATTACGGGTATGGCAAAGATGCAACAGCTGGATATGGTAAATTTGAAGTAGAGGATATCAAAGAAATTCAACTTTTGGCAAGCTCCGGTAATTATAATGCTTTGTATACCCTTTCTCCTTCAGTACCAAAGAAAGAAGAAGTAAAAGATATTTATTTCACCCCTTTTATTAGATTTGGTCGTTTCGGAAGCATTTTTGCAAAATTAAAAAATCCATTTAAAAATCCTGTTGTATTTGCTGATGAAGCAGCAGTATTAATTCCAAACGAAGATATTAAAAAACCTTACATTGGAATGAGCATACAGAATCTTTCAAAAGCTATCCCTGAAGCAGTAACACAGGGATACTCCTTAGTTTTACCTGTGGAGGTGCAAGATGCTTTATGA
- the csm3 gene encoding type III-A CRISPR-associated RAMP protein Csm3: protein MKLKEIKAIKGKIIIKTGLHIGSGNMEMQIGGTDNPVIKHPFTQEPYIPGSSLKGKIRSLLEYYYGIVQEAAKSEDFKNSGGLATPKMLKNADGEIKNHIKNILKVFGAGAGETDENLIIEIGPTRVSFSDCRLNEDFKKQAEQNHWSYIEVKSENRINRITGTAKDPRFIERVPAGTVFDFEVYFKVLDDEDEKLFEDYLLKGLKLLELDSLGGSGSRGYGKIEFQFDDEALKNKFNSLKLWG, encoded by the coding sequence ATGAAACTAAAAGAAATTAAAGCAATTAAAGGTAAAATAATCATCAAAACAGGATTGCACATAGGTTCAGGCAACATGGAAATGCAAATAGGTGGAACAGACAACCCTGTTATAAAACACCCCTTTACACAAGAGCCATATATTCCAGGTTCATCTCTAAAAGGAAAAATAAGAAGTCTTCTGGAGTATTACTATGGCATTGTTCAAGAAGCAGCAAAATCAGAAGATTTTAAGAATTCAGGTGGGCTGGCAACTCCAAAGATGCTTAAAAATGCAGATGGTGAGATAAAAAATCACATCAAAAATATACTAAAAGTATTTGGTGCAGGTGCAGGAGAAACTGATGAGAACTTGATTATAGAAATTGGACCAACAAGAGTCTCATTTAGTGATTGTAGATTAAATGAAGATTTCAAAAAACAAGCTGAACAAAATCATTGGAGCTATATTGAAGTAAAATCTGAAAACAGAATAAATCGTATCACAGGAACAGCAAAGGATCCAAGATTTATTGAAAGAGTTCCAGCAGGAACTGTATTTGACTTTGAAGTATATTTTAAAGTTCTGGATGATGAAGATGAAAAACTTTTTGAAGACTATTTATTAAAAGGACTTAAACTCCTTGAGCTTGACTCTCTTGGAGGCTCTGGAAGTCGTGGATATGGAAAAATTGAGTTTCAATTTGATGATGAAGCCTTAAAAAATAAATTCAACTCTTTAAAGCTCTGGGGGTAA
- the csm2 gene encoding type III-A CRISPR-associated protein Csm2: MNNKIKFWEDEAREIVNPELFSEIADKWAKDIKESGKKKKDKNKISQLRKFYDEVLTFHGRIKNDEEFQKMLPYIKILNAKAYYAEGRNLITEEFRMFLKECINQIRSKKDFDVFVKFFEAFMGFYRYYDEKMK; encoded by the coding sequence ATGAACAACAAAATCAAATTCTGGGAAGATGAAGCCAGAGAAATTGTAAATCCAGAGCTGTTTTCTGAAATAGCTGATAAATGGGCAAAAGACATAAAAGAAAGTGGTAAGAAAAAGAAAGATAAAAACAAGATTTCTCAATTAAGGAAATTTTATGATGAAGTTTTAACTTTTCATGGAAGAATAAAAAATGATGAAGAATTTCAGAAAATGCTTCCCTACATTAAAATTCTTAATGCAAAAGCCTACTATGCTGAAGGCAGAAATCTTATTACAGAAGAATTTAGAATGTTTCTTAAGGAATGTATAAATCAAATTCGGAGTAAAAAAGATTTTGATGTCTTTGTTAAGTTTTTTGAAGCTTTTATGGGTTTTTACAGGTATTATGACGAAAAAATGAAATAA